The following are encoded together in the Hyalangium minutum genome:
- a CDS encoding P1 family peptidase has product MGSHPLVSVPLAVFLLAWPLSAAAQSAPVKVPTASKKPVPAAPAKARSRDLGIPFGGQPGPLDAITDVPGVEVGHATIISGEGRLVVGKGPVRSGVTAVWPRGKAGEAPVFGGTYVLNGNGEMTGTHWLNESGLLYGPVLLTTTSSVGTVRDAIIAWALKRGRSFELSLPVVAETYDGILNDVDGFHVRQEHVFKALDGASGGPVAEGSVGGGTGMICNGFKGGIGTASRKLPEAQGGYTVGVLVQCNYGKRRNLTVAGVPVGEEIPDLQACTVSDQPPSNPLIHKMPQCTKQGASLPSYPEGMGSIIVVVGTDAPLLPHQLQRIARRVPLGIGKMGGLGEDGSGDLFVAFSTQATQPATPGPVATVSTLDNERMNPLFEATVQATQEAILNAMLAADTMTGADGIRVYALPHDRLMEAMKKYGRK; this is encoded by the coding sequence ATGGGTTCTCATCCGCTTGTCTCTGTTCCGCTGGCTGTGTTCCTCCTGGCGTGGCCCCTGAGTGCCGCGGCCCAATCCGCGCCGGTGAAGGTGCCCACCGCATCGAAGAAGCCCGTGCCGGCGGCTCCGGCGAAGGCGCGCTCGAGGGACTTGGGGATTCCGTTTGGAGGCCAGCCGGGGCCGCTGGACGCCATCACGGATGTGCCGGGAGTGGAGGTGGGGCACGCGACGATCATCTCGGGGGAGGGACGGCTGGTGGTGGGGAAGGGGCCTGTGCGCTCGGGGGTGACGGCGGTGTGGCCGAGGGGCAAGGCAGGGGAGGCGCCGGTGTTCGGGGGGACGTACGTGCTGAACGGCAACGGGGAGATGACGGGGACGCACTGGCTGAACGAGTCCGGGCTGCTCTACGGCCCGGTGCTGCTGACGACGACGAGCAGCGTGGGAACGGTGCGCGACGCGATCATCGCGTGGGCGCTGAAGCGGGGCCGGTCGTTCGAGCTGAGCCTGCCGGTGGTGGCGGAGACGTACGACGGCATCCTGAACGACGTGGACGGGTTCCACGTGAGGCAGGAGCACGTGTTCAAGGCGCTGGATGGGGCGAGCGGCGGCCCGGTGGCGGAGGGCTCGGTGGGAGGCGGGACGGGGATGATCTGCAACGGCTTCAAGGGAGGGATCGGCACGGCCTCGCGCAAGCTGCCGGAGGCACAGGGGGGCTACACAGTGGGGGTGCTGGTGCAGTGCAACTACGGCAAGCGCCGAAACCTGACGGTGGCGGGGGTTCCGGTGGGGGAGGAGATCCCGGATCTGCAGGCGTGCACGGTGAGTGACCAGCCGCCCTCGAACCCACTGATCCACAAGATGCCTCAGTGCACGAAGCAGGGAGCGTCGCTGCCGTCGTACCCGGAGGGGATGGGGTCGATCATCGTGGTGGTGGGGACGGACGCGCCACTGCTGCCGCACCAACTGCAGCGGATCGCGCGGAGGGTGCCGCTGGGCATCGGGAAGATGGGAGGGTTGGGGGAGGACGGGTCGGGGGATCTCTTCGTGGCGTTCTCGACCCAGGCGACGCAGCCAGCCACGCCGGGCCCTGTGGCAACGGTGTCCACGCTGGACAACGAGCGAATGAACCCACTCTTCGAGGCCACGGTGCAGGCAACGCAAGAGGCCATCCTCAACGCGATGCTGGCGGCGGACACTATGACGGGAGCGGATGGCATCCGCGTCTACGCCCTGCCTCACGACCGGCTGATGGAGGCGATGAAGAAGTACGGCCGGAAGTGA
- a CDS encoding AHH domain-containing protein, translated as MNFWQCLLRLEAVLMTIMVAGCGTAAPTIRVENGSRGETVLFIPRSATVDPIEVSPEEVTQALQRMARQVRLSGSPRETVERLFQLDALYGDYLYLLRERKVVPLEGGTPLEGALTLQEQQWVTWYADWCRSEHRFNGDCLGGALVAGKYMDLRGRYMWAMALSKSPVLEEFEKALGHMVTMRAVLQAAMCTVVTLLVLLAMPDPVTKFIAAWATVALIYWVGAKTLYRLVEGWFQLMKEVQEATTFEELREAGERFGKLFSREAAQAFALVAMALLTHTAKDFAQQVSTLPGSAQVSMQAEAQGGLLLSEVATVESVAVTADGFTVALGPGAVAMAANGGRGGRTQKHHIGTIANKKSSLRGGPWTPLFEKLFARAGMRLKDAENVVPIQGHRGPHPQRYHELIYKRLQGALGDCRSISECREYLTRELRDLAEEISTPGTELNQLVTLGH; from the coding sequence TCTTCATTCCGCGCTCCGCCACGGTGGATCCCATCGAGGTTTCACCGGAGGAAGTCACCCAGGCGCTCCAGCGCATGGCGCGGCAGGTGCGATTGAGCGGTTCACCGCGCGAGACGGTGGAGCGCTTGTTTCAGCTCGACGCGCTTTACGGTGACTACCTGTACCTGCTGCGGGAGCGGAAGGTCGTCCCATTGGAGGGAGGCACTCCCCTGGAAGGGGCACTGACGCTACAGGAGCAGCAGTGGGTCACCTGGTACGCGGACTGGTGCCGCAGCGAGCACCGGTTCAACGGAGATTGTCTGGGGGGAGCGCTGGTGGCTGGCAAGTACATGGACCTGCGAGGCCGCTACATGTGGGCCATGGCCCTGAGCAAGAGCCCTGTGCTGGAGGAGTTCGAGAAGGCACTGGGGCACATGGTCACCATGCGGGCTGTCCTCCAGGCAGCGATGTGCACCGTCGTCACCTTGCTGGTGCTGCTGGCCATGCCCGATCCGGTGACCAAGTTCATCGCCGCCTGGGCCACCGTGGCGCTCATTTATTGGGTGGGCGCCAAGACGCTCTACCGGCTGGTGGAGGGTTGGTTTCAGTTGATGAAGGAGGTGCAGGAGGCCACCACGTTCGAGGAGCTGCGCGAGGCGGGTGAGCGGTTCGGCAAATTGTTCTCACGCGAGGCGGCCCAGGCGTTCGCGCTGGTGGCCATGGCGCTGCTGACGCACACGGCGAAGGACTTCGCGCAGCAGGTGAGCACACTGCCCGGCTCGGCGCAGGTGTCCATGCAGGCGGAGGCGCAAGGAGGACTGTTGCTGTCCGAAGTGGCCACCGTGGAGTCGGTGGCAGTAACGGCCGATGGCTTCACCGTAGCGCTGGGCCCTGGCGCGGTGGCGATGGCGGCGAACGGAGGGCGCGGGGGCCGCACGCAGAAGCACCACATCGGAACCATCGCCAACAAGAAGTCCTCCCTGCGGGGGGGGCCGTGGACTCCCTTGTTCGAGAAGCTCTTCGCCAGAGCCGGAATGCGCCTGAAGGACGCCGAAAACGTCGTGCCCATCCAGGGGCACAGAGGACCTCACCCGCAGCGCTACCATGAACTCATCTACAAACGGCTTCAGGGTGCACTGGGAGACTGTCGCAGCATCTCGGAGTGCCGAGAGTACTTGACCCGGGAACTCCGAGATCTCGCGGAAGAGATTTCCACTCCCGGAACGGAGTTGAATCAGCTCGTCACCCTAGGCCACTGA
- a CDS encoding cytochrome P450, with protein sequence MSHTLKGPPFRLVQSLRFLKDTAGFVRESVAKYGDPFVAQLPMGTVAVTGEESGLREIFTADPDIFEPIARVPLEPIVGLNSVLLLGGERHKRERKLLMPPFHGERMRAYGTQMQEITTRAVEGLRPGASLVALELAQGISLDIIIRVVFGVEEPERARRFREAISAYAQAYTVPISMFPVLRRSFGGRGPWARFQETVRHLDRLLTEQLELRRADGHSREDILSLLLAARDEAGQPMSDAELKDELRTLLFAGHETTAIGMAWALYWLHRTPEAKQKVDAELRGLGPRPEPEALAKLPYLSAVCDETLRLFPVVTLVNRRLRVPFTLRGHTLPAGMGVMVSITQAHSNPAVFPEPERFRPERFLERKFSPFEYMPFGGGARRCLGAAFALYEMKVALGTLLSGHRFSLGHNRPIRPVRRHITLAPEDGVPLRYEGPVALVPSA encoded by the coding sequence ATGTCCCACACCCTCAAAGGGCCTCCGTTCCGGCTCGTCCAGTCGCTGCGGTTCCTGAAGGACACGGCGGGTTTCGTCCGTGAGAGCGTCGCGAAGTATGGCGATCCCTTCGTGGCGCAGCTGCCCATGGGCACTGTCGCGGTCACGGGCGAGGAGAGCGGCCTGCGGGAGATCTTCACCGCGGACCCGGACATCTTCGAGCCGATCGCGCGCGTGCCGCTGGAGCCGATCGTAGGCCTGAACTCTGTGCTGCTGCTGGGCGGGGAGCGCCACAAGCGGGAGCGCAAGCTGCTGATGCCGCCCTTCCATGGCGAGCGCATGCGGGCCTACGGCACCCAGATGCAGGAGATCACCACGCGGGCGGTGGAGGGGCTGCGGCCGGGCGCCTCGCTGGTGGCGCTGGAACTGGCGCAGGGCATCTCCTTGGACATCATCATTCGCGTGGTGTTCGGCGTGGAGGAGCCGGAGCGGGCGCGGCGCTTCCGGGAGGCCATCAGCGCGTACGCGCAGGCGTATACGGTGCCCATCTCCATGTTCCCGGTGCTGCGCCGCTCGTTCGGGGGCCGGGGCCCGTGGGCGCGGTTCCAGGAGACGGTGCGGCACCTGGACCGGCTGCTGACGGAGCAGCTCGAGCTCCGGCGCGCGGACGGCCACTCCCGGGAGGACATCCTCTCGCTGCTCTTGGCGGCGAGGGACGAGGCGGGCCAGCCCATGTCGGACGCGGAGCTGAAGGACGAGCTGCGCACGCTGTTGTTCGCGGGGCACGAGACGACGGCGATCGGCATGGCGTGGGCGCTGTACTGGCTGCACCGCACGCCCGAGGCGAAGCAGAAGGTGGACGCGGAGCTGCGGGGGCTGGGGCCTCGGCCGGAGCCGGAGGCGCTGGCGAAGCTGCCGTACCTGAGCGCGGTGTGCGACGAGACGCTGCGGCTGTTCCCGGTGGTGACGCTGGTGAACCGGAGGCTCCGGGTGCCCTTCACGCTGCGAGGCCACACACTGCCAGCGGGGATGGGGGTGATGGTGTCGATCACCCAGGCGCACTCCAACCCCGCGGTGTTCCCCGAGCCCGAGCGCTTCCGGCCCGAGCGCTTCCTGGAGCGGAAGTTCTCGCCCTTCGAGTACATGCCCTTCGGCGGAGGGGCTCGGCGCTGCCTGGGAGCGGCCTTCGCGCTGTATGAGATGAAGGTGGCGCTGGGCACGCTGCTGTCGGGGCACCGCTTCTCGCTGGGACACAACCGGCCCATCCGGCCTGTGCGCCGCCACATCACCCTCGCGCCCGAGGACGGCGTCCCGCTGCGCTACGAGGGCCCGGTGGCGCTGGTGCCCAGCGCCTGA
- a CDS encoding DNA alkylation repair protein: MSAETVVQELARAANPEKAAFFPRFFKTSPGEYAEGDQFLGVTVPEQRRIAKKHRELPLPEISKLVSSPIHEHRLTGFLVLTEKFRKADEDTRARLFTFCRKHLAGINNWDLVDTVAPKIFGEHLIAHPELRKMLHTFAGDTSLWKRRIAIISTQAFIRRGDFEDTLTLAERLLRDPHDLIHKAVGWMLREVGDRDRARLEEFLERHAAEMPRTMLRYAIEKFSPERRRHFMER, translated from the coding sequence ATGTCAGCCGAGACCGTGGTGCAGGAACTGGCGCGGGCTGCCAACCCCGAGAAGGCAGCCTTCTTTCCCCGGTTCTTCAAGACGAGCCCGGGGGAGTACGCCGAAGGCGACCAGTTCCTCGGTGTGACGGTGCCGGAGCAGCGCCGTATCGCCAAGAAGCACCGGGAGTTGCCGTTGCCAGAGATCTCGAAGCTGGTGAGCAGCCCAATCCACGAGCACCGCCTCACGGGGTTCCTGGTGCTCACCGAGAAGTTCCGCAAGGCGGACGAAGACACCCGGGCGCGGCTCTTCACGTTCTGCCGCAAGCACTTGGCGGGGATCAACAACTGGGACCTGGTGGACACGGTGGCGCCGAAGATCTTCGGGGAGCACCTGATTGCTCACCCGGAGCTGCGGAAGATGCTTCACACCTTTGCGGGGGACACGTCGCTGTGGAAGCGGCGCATCGCCATCATCTCCACGCAAGCGTTCATCCGGCGCGGAGATTTCGAGGACACGCTGACGCTCGCGGAGCGCCTGCTCCGCGACCCGCACGATCTGATTCACAAGGCCGTGGGGTGGATGCTTCGCGAGGTGGGTGACCGAGATCGAGCGCGGCTGGAGGAGTTCCTCGAACGCCACGCCGCGGAGATGCCACGCACGATGCTCCGCTACGCCATCGAGAAGTTCTCGCCCGAGCGCCGCCGCCACTTTATGGAGCGGTGA
- a CDS encoding alanine/glycine:cation symporter family protein, which translates to MAAPPISGVACAPRMLPEPLRRAILWASDFVWGPWTLVMLLGAGLFLTVRYRFAQVRLFPEAARTLVPAQQEGARGALSPFQAFMTALGASIGTGNIAGVATAVVSGGPGAVFWIWVYGFFATVIKLTEAILGIRYRSLKDGHLSAGPMHYLREGLRSPTLAWIYALVAGIAALTTTPFTQPNSMAVVLESQFHIPTWASGLGIAVLAWLVIIGGVRSIGRAAEALAPLKVGLYLVGGLWVILFHAGQIPDVFALIFREAFSLEGARGGTAGVSVMIAMRYGLARGIYANEAGYGTAAVAYGTARSEQPLQQGLNAVMEVFIVSFVTSTISALTILVSGVWQSGKTSTALVASAFDTAIPVGGWVVAFCAFLFGYTTLTGWAYYGEQFLEYIGGPKITKPYRWIYCGLIYFGAVSKPELVWAWGDLMNGLQIFPNMVGIIGLSGVVAAILRERSQAQALGTSATGPS; encoded by the coding sequence ATGGCCGCCCCTCCTATCAGCGGTGTAGCGTGCGCGCCACGCATGCTCCCCGAGCCCCTCCGCCGTGCCATCCTCTGGGCCAGTGACTTCGTCTGGGGCCCGTGGACACTCGTTATGCTCCTCGGAGCCGGACTCTTCCTCACCGTCCGCTACCGCTTCGCCCAGGTCCGTCTCTTCCCCGAGGCCGCGCGCACCCTCGTCCCCGCCCAGCAGGAAGGCGCTCGCGGCGCGCTCTCCCCCTTCCAGGCCTTCATGACCGCCCTGGGCGCCTCCATCGGCACCGGCAACATCGCCGGTGTCGCCACCGCCGTCGTCTCCGGCGGCCCCGGCGCCGTCTTCTGGATCTGGGTCTACGGATTCTTCGCCACCGTCATCAAGCTTACCGAGGCCATCCTCGGCATCCGCTACCGCTCGCTCAAGGACGGCCACCTCTCCGCTGGGCCCATGCACTACCTCCGCGAGGGCCTCCGCTCCCCCACCCTCGCCTGGATCTATGCCCTCGTGGCCGGCATCGCCGCCCTCACCACCACTCCCTTCACCCAACCCAACTCCATGGCTGTCGTCCTGGAGAGCCAGTTCCACATCCCCACCTGGGCGTCGGGGCTCGGCATTGCCGTGCTCGCCTGGCTCGTCATCATCGGCGGCGTGCGCTCCATCGGCCGCGCCGCCGAGGCGCTCGCGCCCCTCAAGGTCGGCCTCTATCTGGTCGGCGGACTCTGGGTCATTCTCTTCCACGCGGGCCAGATTCCCGACGTCTTCGCCCTCATCTTCCGCGAGGCCTTCTCTCTCGAAGGCGCCCGGGGCGGCACCGCTGGCGTCAGCGTCATGATCGCCATGCGCTACGGGCTCGCGCGCGGCATCTACGCCAACGAGGCCGGCTATGGCACCGCCGCCGTGGCCTACGGCACCGCTCGCAGCGAGCAGCCCCTCCAGCAGGGGCTCAACGCCGTGATGGAGGTCTTCATCGTCTCCTTCGTCACCTCCACCATCAGCGCCCTCACCATCCTCGTGAGCGGCGTGTGGCAGTCCGGCAAGACGAGCACCGCGCTGGTGGCCTCGGCCTTCGACACCGCCATCCCCGTGGGCGGCTGGGTCGTCGCCTTCTGCGCCTTCCTGTTCGGCTACACCACCCTCACCGGCTGGGCCTACTACGGTGAGCAGTTCCTCGAGTACATCGGCGGCCCGAAGATCACCAAGCCGTACCGGTGGATCTACTGCGGCCTCATCTACTTCGGCGCCGTCAGCAAACCCGAGCTCGTCTGGGCCTGGGGTGACCTGATGAACGGCCTCCAGATCTTCCCCAACATGGTCGGCATCATCGGCCTGTCCGGCGTGGTCGCCGCCATTTTGCGCGAGCGGAGCCAGGCTCAGGCGCTGGGCACCAGCGCCACCGGGCCCTCGTAG
- a CDS encoding imm11 family protein, producing MAQRFFELADDRYFPRRWHLDTPTTSEGRKVHDWDFTKGAPVHVEGRLNIPIEIAGRPLDYCWAGLSIPVVHIRVATVLAELASHDIQLIPADIDGRPDQYLVMVATRLIRCIDEKSSRIRLWTVEDSVPKKVGQYRDVRDLRIDKTKVGNAQVFRPEGWEVVLIVSEEIKNAMEHLGTTGTRFTEV from the coding sequence ATGGCTCAGCGCTTCTTCGAGCTCGCCGACGACCGCTATTTCCCTCGACGCTGGCACCTGGATACCCCCACCACCAGCGAGGGCCGAAAGGTGCACGACTGGGACTTCACGAAGGGTGCGCCCGTGCACGTCGAGGGCCGGTTGAATATCCCGATCGAAATCGCGGGTAGGCCCTTGGACTATTGTTGGGCAGGTCTGAGCATCCCCGTCGTTCACATTAGAGTGGCGACCGTCCTGGCGGAATTGGCCTCCCACGACATTCAGCTCATCCCCGCCGACATTGATGGGCGACCAGATCAGTACCTCGTCATGGTGGCCACGCGCCTCATCCGCTGCATTGATGAGAAGTCCTCCCGGATCAGGCTCTGGACCGTGGAGGACAGCGTGCCCAAGAAGGTGGGCCAGTACCGGGACGTCCGGGACCTGCGCATCGACAAGACGAAGGTGGGCAACGCCCAGGTGTTCCGTCCAGAGGGGTGGGAAGTCGTCTTGATCGTCTCCGAGGAGATCAAGAACGCCATGGAGCACCTCGGCACCACGGGCACAAGATTCACCGAGGTCTAA